The genome window CCAATCAGCGTTGGTTAACTGTTGAAATGCTTCCGCTTCCTGTCGACCTGACTTAGCAGCCCAAGCCCCAACAGTGGgcggttgtgtgtgtgtgggcgtgggtGGATGGATTGCTGTTGGCGTTGCTGTGACGAGCCTACGTCATGTTGCTTTAAAGGACTTGAAAATTAGCTGTCTATTTAGGCACGCAAACGGAGGTAGGCGGGAAGTCTCAGCAGCTCAGTCGAGCGCGTTTGGAGCTGCgagttttgctttttgatGAGTTCCTTTTCAGATTTCACTTTTTACTTGTGCCCAACACATTTTTGGGGGGCTGAAGGAGTGTGTGCGAATCAATAAGTTACCTTTTTTGATGTTGCGCCAAAGCCGAGAGACTAAAACTCCCACACAGAACAGAGAGAAGAGGCAGAGCTTCCGCTGGGAATGGAAGGTGTAAATTGTaagcgccacacacacacacatacacactcactcacacacactcactccatTGCCATCCCTCGTTGGCAATGCCAACATATGACAGCTTTTCTAAATATTTCGTAATGTAAACGAGACTTGTGGGCAATGTGCCGTCCTCTTATCAATGGGCTCTCgacttatacacacacacacacactcgacgGGGTGTTTAAgttgagtatgtgtgtgtttaagtgtgtgttaaagtgtgtgtgtggaatgtCATCAGAGCAAAGCATGTAAATGAACTTTACAACGCTATGTGGTGGGTAGTAGCTGAGCTCTATCTACTATGtagctgctgtttgctgtttgcccaACACACACTGAACACACTGAAGAGTCACCCTGGAGTACTCGCTGCTTGCAATATTTGTGTGTCGTTGTtgaaccaaccaaccaaccaacgaACGAACCAACCAACAGCTATCCAACAATATTGACGCAAAAATCAATGTACTACAACGTTATGACGAATCGACAAGTgacgcaacaaaaaaacaaaacacctGTAAGTCAAAGCAATTGCAGCTAAAGTTGACAGCTCAAGCTAGTGTTAAATTTAAGGATAAATGCAATAATGCGCCTAGTACAtagattttcatttaattgcatattaaaattatttgcccaaattaaaagataaaaagTCAAAATTGGTAATAAGTCaacattaaattacaaattcaatataaGGGCACATTGCGCTGTTTAAGCAGTATAATTTTGATAATTGcacttaattgcaatttacaaGATAAGAGcacacattaaaataaaaacaatcaaaagtGGCCTTCAATTTTTGTTCTAAACGTACATTTAATAAGGAGTTAGCTTCGTTTAATTAACTAATGCTAGCTaccaatttgaatttaactgCACATTGCAGATAAGTGCCAACTTTAGTTGTAGAAAATGACTTTGCAATTATCGacattgtattgtattttgttttgttactTTATTGAGAACACTTTAagttataaatatgtgtacttattttatattttatgcttttatttgAGTATTTATATTGCTGTCaaccattttaaatttaattgcccaTTGCAGATAAgtgcacattttttttcgtaAAGGTTGATTTTACCAATGTGCAGTTAATTTACCATTACGGATAAGTGCGAACTATTTTTGTAAAAgatgattttttaaataagagtatttattttaattctttattattaaagaTAAGTGCCAAATTTTGTTGTAGAATATGattttatgtttgtatttatttacattttttattatgttatttgtgtatttatattgAGAGTTAGAGCTTTTCTGCTTAAAGAGAAGcagaaattaagaaatttaatttttggaatcaaaatgtatttacaaaaattttatttctttaacattattgttatattaagAACATAAAGAACATAAAGAGGTCAAAAgctatgtatattatttatttattcattaaaccTTTCTCTCTTactttaaaattctttaattttactGTCACGATCAATTAACTTAAATAGCAAATCCTCTTTTCCCCCACATTTTGCTGTAATTAAAGTTAACAGCTCAAGAAGCAGatcaatcaataaattaaataatattgacaACGTCAGCTATCAGTCAGGCATTGTGAataattgatttgtttgtcGCGAATGACACAAGAATAACAGAATCGAGCCCAAGTCAAATAtcgcacaacaacaaagacaacgacaacaacaacgacggccacaacaaaaatacgTAAACATTGCAAGCTCACTCGCATGCGCTGTATAGTTTAccgtttctttattttttttgctctctcttttcctttttttttgctctgcaAGTTTGTGCGTGTGAgggaatgtgtgtgagtgtgtgctgaAAAGTTCAACAAGTGCATGTTGGTGTGCTTGGcttgctctctcactctctcttgctctcttttttgGTGGCGCGCTCTCTTTGCCAACCCCAGATATTTGATAAGCGTGtgtgcaaaaaatactaaaaatgaaAGGAAATCGAGATGAAAATGGGCGGCAGGAGAAGTTTGGTCAAAAACCTGACTCGACTTTTTAACCCTTGATGGCCGTCTGCACGCATGACAAAGTAATTACCCAACGCCTGCTCTAGCCTGacaaaataagaataatacaaaaaaaaaatgtttgtatatattttgtatatggcaaaaaaaaagacaaaaatctttattgattttctttgCGCTTGGGCGCCTTTTTTCTCGCTAATTTTCCAGATGACATAAGCGCgacggcagcgacgtcgacgtcgcctACGAGCAGTGTGAATGATATTGATaaggcggcagcaacagcagaggcagcagcagcagcagcaactacgaATGAAGCGGAGGCGACGACGGCAACAGACGAGGCGCAGTCGGAAGTTGTGAGGCGTGCGGAAATCAATTTGGCGAAGCCCAACAAGGAGGCAACGCCAACGACGGCGACAAAATTACCGCCACAGGATATTgtcgagcaacaacaacaacaacaacagcagccagcgaCTAATCAAATAAACGAGGATGCAGCTGAGCATGGGGTAAGTGACGCTGCAgattacaaattaaaactgCAACCAGCGGGGCATTAAATGCTCTGTGTCGCTAATTAAGCGACAGCCAggtgagacagagagagagagtgagctcTGAATTAGGCCAAAGCATCCATAAACGATAGACTGATAATGACAGCAGAAgatgccacagcagcagcagcagcagcagcagcagtggcaagtgacagacaacaaacacacaacacaacacaacagcagaACAAAAAATGAGCAGAGCAAAAGCGAAATGCGTTTAGCTCCATCGACCGGCTTTCTAGGCAGCCACAAActagagagacagagagagatagacagaAAGTGGGAGAGAGGTACTACAAAGAGAGAGACTTGACACTCTCTCTTTGCCGGAAGCCTTTTTTACAGGGTgtcgcaatcgcagtcgcaTTCACAGGAGCGCCTATTGATTTTTGGGGGACTTGCGCTGAACTTCAATGCGGCTGCCGAGTTGCGTTGAGTGGCGGGAAGCTTTTTGTTAGGGGATGAGGGGATGGGTGATAAGTGGGAAGTAGGGAAGCACCAGGAGCCCTTAATAGGGTTGCTTGGTCGCTTGGCAACATGAGCTGCGAGCACGCGCCGCTGCTGCTTCCGCAGCCTGGCAAACTGGGCACACGGCAAGTTTCAAGTGCCacgccacttgccacttgagCGTAAcaacttttttctttcattccaTTTTTCTCTGCAACTGAAAACTAAATCGATTTTCTGTTcaacttgcaacagcaacagcagcagcagcaggcgtcATCAACAGCCACATCGCACAATTGGAGTCCAACGCCGCGGAGACCGCGCACTCCGCCCGCGCCTCAGAATTCGCCAGTTGGCTTTGGTCTATCCGCGTCATCAGCGCCGCCCACTGTGCCACCTGCCTTGGCGCCACTGttgcaactacaacagcagcagcagcaacatcatcttcatcaaccacagcagcagcatctcagcggcaacagcaaacgACATGCCAAAAATCgccacagcagcaattgcaacaacaacagcaacaacagtggcaACAATCGTATCATTGAATGCGATCTCATACCGAGCAAGAAATCAAAACGCAAATCGAGCAAAAAGGAGGCTGATGCGGACCATGTGGATGCCACAGAATCCACAGTGCGGGAACAAATAAGGGTGAGCAAAATAACATCCAACTACATCTAACTATTCGCAAGGCTTTAATATCGATTTAGGTTTAATTAGAGAAGAGTCTCATTTTGAGCTGGTTTCTTCTATTCATTAATTATTAGGGTTCTTTGCCATACATATTAATGCgaaattaattttagaatatgtATATTCTACTCATTTGGGATGCGAACCTCAAGTTTCCATGCTAAAATATTAATCCAAACATAATTCAAAACTTTGATGTATTAATGTTTGAAATAATCCAAGAGTATTATTCCTTTTCAagttatattaataaaaaattagttttcaagtcaagtcaattttttaaaaccatgttttaatataaaataacttaaattaatttgaatttatattccATGACGATTATACTTGAGATTTTCTATGCTACAAAATTTACtctattaacatttaaaattattatttatggaaTCAAAAGAATTCTGAAATGAAGTCATTCCCTTTAACACCAGGTTAATTAgttagaatttatatttcattagaATAGTACTTGATATTTTCTAtgctaaaatattatttcaaaatgtattcTAAAGTTTGCTTTATTAAAGTTTGAAGAAGATCtttccatatacatatattaatggATAATAAATTCCCTCATGAAGCCAAGGTTTTTTTTACTCTTGGTTTcccatacaataataaattagataaataaagttaaattcTGAGACgttaataccaaataaagaaCAATATTAATCAGCATAAGTTGTTAGtcacttaatttatatttaataatatttatcaataatattcaaaataaaagatgtaataataatgtacACAATTTATGCAGCACATCTTTATAGGAATCTTCTTAGAATTGTGGCTTCATCATTACTCAAAATTACTCTTCACACTCTTGACTCTTTAATgaatattacatattaaagaaatcattgtgataatttcaaatttggtAGCTCAATCTATTCTTATGTTAAACTTTACtagcaatttatttgaattacttTTCCTGCAATTTATTTCCCCTTAATGTTTTTACACTATTTGACACTATTAATAAAAGATTTACTCCCATTGCTTTGCAGGACATTAAGCCGTTGCCTGGCTTCCTGCAGGCATTTGGTTCCACCGAAATCGGACGCTTCTCGGAGCGTTTTCTGCAGACACCCGAGAGTCTCGTCGAGCGTCTGGTCGAGGAGTATGCCCACAGCAATGGCGGATATGCGACTTCCAACGGTTACTACGATGCACCAATGAAtggagcagctgcaactggaGTTGGTGGCATGCATGGCTATTGGCCATATGAAGAGCAGCACAACATGGCTTACCAGCAGAGTCAGCAGTTTGCACGCAATCGAATGCGTGGTCAGGGTTATCCATATCCGGACTATGCGGCGTATGAGCGATATGGCTATGCGGCCTACAGTGCAAACAGATCACGTTATGGCGAAATACGTTGCAATGGCTATTAAAAAAGTGGAGTAGAGTTGGCCTGTAATAAAGGATATTTACAGGCATACATTACATTATAATAACATCGtacaatactaaaaatatgtattgtatattgtttgGTGTCCTTGTCGTTTGTCATTTGGAaattctctctgtgtgtgcctTTTTCGGTCAAAATTCGGCAATGCTCACCAGATGTTTGTT of Drosophila nasuta strain 15112-1781.00 chromosome 3, ASM2355853v1, whole genome shotgun sequence contains these proteins:
- the LOC132792023 gene encoding myb-like protein AA; this translates as MSDRYAASYYEQLHPAQAQAQAAMSHYAPPGYRNAPYAPVGSYNSSPYGYGYAAGGSASYMPNYYRYAPYASPHYSQPPHSHSHPLHQQPHQQPSHHHPGMFTPAGQQLIPSSVLHYPPRSHPQPQQQQHPHHLQQSLPHHAYQQPASNSSYEQPPPALYSASSYGQSRGFTAYQSSSTHYAPPGRSTTPAPNRTVLPPNYLEPMRNSFTDQQQQQQLPKVEETLPELKLEHEAEAASPTQRLTTSPPLISATGTDSGISNCSTRARSDSSQSTPVYSGEYPVNMSVESASCVSYHCPADGRDYDEEQQQQQQQQQQHQQQQQQQQHQPQQQQETEEPKPGSVSSSSDDISATAATSTSPTSSVNDIDKAAATAEAAAAAATTNEAEATTATDEAQSEVVRRAEINLAKPNKEATPTTATKLPPQDIVEQQQQQQQQPATNQINEDAAEHGQQQQQQASSTATSHNWSPTPRRPRTPPAPQNSPVGFGLSASSAPPTVPPALAPLLQLQQQQQQHHLHQPQQQHLSGNSKRHAKNRHSSNCNNNSNNSGNNRIIECDLIPSKKSKRKSSKKEADADHVDATESTVREQIRDIKPLPGFLQAFGSTEIGRFSERFLQTPESLVERLVEEYAHSNGGYATSNGYYDAPMNGAAATGVGGMHGYWPYEEQHNMAYQQSQQFARNRMRGQGYPYPDYAAYERYGYAAYSANRSRYGEIRCNGY